The sequence below is a genomic window from Candidatus Effluviviaceae Genus V sp..
CCTGTCCACGGCGAACGACCCCGCGGCGCCCGGACACGGGCTCGAGCTCGAGGGCCGGGTCGTCCTGGTCACGGCGCACCGGCGGGAGAACTTCGGAGAGCCGCTCGCGAGCATCTGCCGCGCGCTCCGTGACGTTGTCAACCGGTTCGACGACGTCACGGTCGTCTACCCGGTCCATCTGAACCCGAGTGTGCAGCGGGTCGCGAGGGAGCTTCTGTCCGGTCACGACCGCATCCAGCTGATCGAGCCGATGCCGTACGGCCCGTTCGTCGGTCTCCTGAAGGCCTCGACGGTCGTCGTGACCGACTCCGGCGGCATCCAGGAGGAGGCGCCGTCGCTCGGGAAGCCGGTCCTCGTGCTTCGGAACGAGACGGAGCGACCCGAGGCGGTCGAGGCCGGCACGGTGCGGCTGGTCGGAACCGGGCGTGACAGGATCGTCGAGGAGCTCTCGCTCCTTCTGTCGGACGAGAACGCGTACCGGGGCATGGCGGCAGCGGTCAACCCGTACGGCGACGGGCGTGCCGCGGCCCGCATCGTCGCGGCCATCAGGTGGTCGTTCGGGCTCGCGAACGGAGAGAGGCCGGAGGAGTTCGTTCCGGCCGCGGGGAGAGTGGTCTGATGCTCGTGGTGCTGCTTCCGGCGTACAACGAGGCGTCGGCGCTGCCGCCGCTCCTGCCGAAGATCGCGTCCGCCCTCGACGGTGTCGAGGAGGACAGCACGGTGCTGCTCGTGGACGACGGGAGCACCGACGGGACCGCCGATGTTGCGCGGGCGACGGCCGACGAACACGGACTCGCGATCGAGATCGTGAGCCATGGGACGAACCGTGGGCTCGGATGCGCCCTCAGAACGGGGTTCGCCCGGGCGGCCGAGCTCGCCGGTCCCGACGGATACGTCGTGGCCATGGACACGGACGACACGCACGACCCCGGGCTGATCCCGCTGATGGTCGACCGGATCGACGACGGATACGACGTCGTCATCGCGTCGCGATACGCTCCCGGCGGCCGCGAGGTCGGGCTCTCGGGCACCAGGCGGTTCCTGAGCAGAGGGGCCAGCCTGCTGCTGACCCTCTTCTCGCCGGTCCGGGGCGCGCGGGACTACACGTGCGGATACCGTGCGTACAGCGGGACGATCCTCGGGCGGGCGCGTTCCGTCTGGGGCGAGGACTTCATCTCGGAGGAGGGGTTCGTCGCGTCGGCCGAGATCCTGCTGAAGCTGGGGAGACTCGGAGCACGCGTCGCGGAGGTGCCCCTGATCCTCAGATACGATCTCAAGGGCGGAGCCAGCAAGATGCGCGTCGGACGGACGATCGGCCGGTATCTCCGGCTCGTGACCGTCGGACGGCGCGCGCTCTCGAGCAGGCGTGGAGCGACCGGCGCGCACGGCGCCGCCGGACGTTGAGGAAGGAGCTTCTATGCGGGGCGTACCGCTTATCCTGATGGCCGTGCTCCTGGGAGCGACAGGACAGGTCATCATGAAGAAGGGCATGCAGATCTACGGCGAGGTCTCCGCGGTCAACGTCTGGAGCCAGCTCTTCAGGATCCTCAGCGTGCCCCAGGTACTTCTGGGGTTTGTCTGCTATGGCGTCAGCGCCGTTCTCTGGATCGCCGTCGTTTCGAACGTCGATCTCAGTCTCGCATACCCGATGGTCAGCCTCGCATATGTCGTCGTCTTTCTGGCGTCCTGGCTGTTCCTCGGTGAGCAGATCTCGGCGCTCAGGATCGCGGGGCTCGTGATCATCGTCGCCGGCGTGCTGGTCATCTCGCGCAGCTGACGGCAGGCGCCGGAGCGAACTGGAGGATTGGATGAGCAGGAGGTCCTGGAGCTGGGCGCTCGTGGCGATCATGGCGATCGCCGTGGTCCTGCGCTTCTGGAACATCGACTGGGGACTGCCGCATCCCTATCATCCCGACGAGGGGTCGATCCTGGTCCACTCCCTCGGTTTCGGAACCGGCGACCTCAACCCTCACTGGTTCAGGTGGCCGTCGCTGCTGATGTACGTCGTCTTCGCCCTCTACGGGTTCTACTACGTCATCGGCAGGGTCTTCGGGTTCCTCGGCGCCCCGGTCGATCTCGTGACGCAGTTCTTCACCGACGTGACTCCCTTCTGGCTCATCGGTCGGGCCGTCTCGGCCGTGGCGGGCGTCGTGACGGTCGGGCTGACCTGGCGTTTCGGCCGCAAGGCGTTCGGACCGTTCGCGGGGATCTCCGCCGCGCTTCTTCTCGCCGTCGTCTACCTCCACGTCAGGGATTCGCACTACGCGACGCCCGATGTGTTCACGACGTTCCTCGTGACGGCCTCCATGCTCTCCGCCCTCGCGGCCGCGCACAGCGGCAGGGGCGGCATGCTGGTTCTCTCCGGCCTCTTCGCCGGCCTCGCGGCGTCGGCGAAGTACCCGGGTGTACTGGCGGGCGCGGGCACAGTCGCCGCGGCCGTCTATCTCATGGTGACGGGACGAAGGGCCGCGGGAGCGCTCGTCGGGGCGATCCTCGCCGGCGCGTTCGGGTTCGTCGCCGGAACGCCCTACAGCGTCATCTCCTGGAGTGAGTTCACGCGCGATGTCGCGACGCAGTTCTTCATGGTCTCCCGCACGGGCGTGGCACAGATCCCGACTTCGTTCGGAGAGGGCATGGCTGAGCTCTTCGGCGGGACGCTGGGACGCGGCATCGGCTACCCGGTGCTCGCTCTCGCGGCGCTCGGGCTCCTGTCGTCGCTCGGCAGGGACCGGGGCGACGGGAGACGGCCCGGTGAGATCGCTCGTGAGCCCGCGGGGGTCGTCGTCGCGGGAAGCGTCGCGCTCGCGTACCTCCTCTTCGCGTTGTTTCTGACGGTCAAGCGTTCGACTTACATGACGCCGGCTCTCCCGGCGGTAGTCCTGCTCGCGGGTCTCGGGCTCCGACGGATCTTCGATCTGATCGAGCCGGCGCCCGAAAGACGATTCGGTTTCCTGCGGGCCGCCGCGCTCGTCGCAGCGGCCGTCGTGACGCTCCTGCCGACCCTCGAGTTCGTCCGGGTCATCGGTCTGCCGGATACGCGTACGGCCGCGAAGCACTGGATCGAGAACGAACTCAGGGCGGGATCCTCGGTGGCGGTCGAGACGTACGGTCCGCCGATCCATCCCCTGACGTCCCAGGTGCGGGAGGAACTCAGGCACGACACGACCGACGTCGATACGTGGGCCGAGACGAAGGACGAGATCGCCGGCGTCCGGCTCGCCGTGGCGTCGCAGCGGCTTCCGCAGTACTGGCGCTACACGATCGGCTGGGGCGAGGCACCGAACCGCCTGCCGGCCGCCGGCGAGGACCCCGAGGGGCTCATCCGGGAGCTCGAGAGGCACGGTATACGCTACGTCGTCGTCACGAGCAAGGCGGAGCCCGGGCGACCGATGGAGGGTGCCGCCCCACCGAACGCCTCCGTCGAGAGACCCTTCTACGAGTGGCTCTCGGAGAACGGGCTCCTGGCGAGACGCTTCAGGGCTCCGCGTCCGGTCCCGCCGATCGACCGCGGCGCGGGACGTTCGTTCCACAATCCGGTCATTGAGATCTTCGACCTCGAGGCGGTCGACAGAAGAGAGGGCGACGCGCGGGCGGAGGCTGTTTCGTGAGCGATCGCGAGCGACATACGCACGAGCGTACAGGCGGGCCGGTCGGCCGCGTTCCGGGCGAGGTGCCGGAGTACGGCTACGGATGGGTCGTCTACGTGCTCGGCGCGATACTCGCCGTCGGACTGGCCTACGTCATCTTCCAGCTGAACTACGTCTACGGGCAGGCACCGCACCGGATCATCAAGATCCTGATCGGACTCGCGCTCGTCGTCTTCGCCTTCTTCCGTCCCTGGTTCGCGCTCCACGCGTGGCTGCTGGCGATCCCCCTGGGGGAATGGCTGCCGTCGACCGGCATACCAGGCGTCAACGGCGCCTCGCTTCTGATCTTCATGCTCGTTCTGAGCTGGGTCGTGCCGAGGATGCTCGCGGGGGAGCGTGTTTTCACGCCGACCAGGATCGGACGGCCGCTGGCGGCGTACATCGCCGTGCTCGGCCTCGGCATCTTCGTGACGAGCGTCAGGGGTATGGAGGGTTTCGATCTGCGGTTCATGCTGAGCGTGCTCTGGCAGAGCTCGCTCGGCTTCTTCGCCTACTACGTCGTCGCCAACACCGTGCGGGACGAAAGGCAGACGAGGAACCTGCTGGTTACGCTGTCGATCGGGTGCGCGGTCGCCGGGGCGGTCGCCATCTGGCAGTTCACGATCACGCCCGATTACCGGCGCATCGCCGGGACGCTCGGGGACGTCAACGACCTGGGCGCCTACTTCGCCGTCGCGGGCTCGGCGATCGTCGCGCTCGTGTTCTCCTGGCGCGCGTTTCCCCGGTTCAAGCGGCTCCTGGTTTCGGTCTCAGCGGTCATCGCCTCGGTCTCCGTTCTGCTGCCGAAATCCCGCGGAGCGTACGTCGGCTTCGCCGCGGGCGCCGGAGCGCTGACGCTTCTGACGAGCAGGAAGCTCTTCATCGTCTTCCTGGTCGTGCTGGCCCTGA
It includes:
- a CDS encoding UDP-N-acetylglucosamine 2-epimerase (non-hydrolyzing), which codes for MKVVSVFGTRPEAIKMAPVVSGLSSSKGIDGRVCVTAQHREMLDQVLELFGITPDVDLDIMTNDQSPRAVTARVLEGVDGVLENERPDLVLVHGDTTTTMAAALAAFYRKIPVGHVEAGLRTHDRYYPFPEEMNRVLADALSTHHFAPTAAARRNLIDSGVDPESVVVTGNTVIDALLSTANDPAAPGHGLELEGRVVLVTAHRRENFGEPLASICRALRDVVNRFDDVTVVYPVHLNPSVQRVARELLSGHDRIQLIEPMPYGPFVGLLKASTVVVTDSGGIQEEAPSLGKPVLVLRNETERPEAVEAGTVRLVGTGRDRIVEELSLLLSDENAYRGMAAAVNPYGDGRAAARIVAAIRWSFGLANGERPEEFVPAAGRVV
- a CDS encoding glycosyltransferase codes for the protein MLVVLLPAYNEASALPPLLPKIASALDGVEEDSTVLLVDDGSTDGTADVARATADEHGLAIEIVSHGTNRGLGCALRTGFARAAELAGPDGYVVAMDTDDTHDPGLIPLMVDRIDDGYDVVIASRYAPGGREVGLSGTRRFLSRGASLLLTLFSPVRGARDYTCGYRAYSGTILGRARSVWGEDFISEEGFVASAEILLKLGRLGARVAEVPLILRYDLKGGASKMRVGRTIGRYLRLVTVGRRALSSRRGATGAHGAAGR
- a CDS encoding EamA family transporter, whose protein sequence is MRGVPLILMAVLLGATGQVIMKKGMQIYGEVSAVNVWSQLFRILSVPQVLLGFVCYGVSAVLWIAVVSNVDLSLAYPMVSLAYVVVFLASWLFLGEQISALRIAGLVIIVAGVLVISRS